One genomic segment of Paenibacillus sp. FSL H8-0332 includes these proteins:
- a CDS encoding carbohydrate ABC transporter permease, which yields MAKSKRFFMYLFLSIAAIVSIFPFLWMVVSSTNKSVDVTRGRLLPGTHLLENLRKLLDTTDLQLSLMNSAKISITTTLLALLIASLAGYGFEVFRSRSKDIVFNILLLSMMIPFAALMIPLYRMFGQISNVFPWMGIDTMTSVILPTVTTAFLIFFFRQSTKMFPKELLEAGRMDGLSELGIFLRIYLPTMKTTYAAGAIITFMSSWNNYLWPLIVLQTPQTKTMPLLISTLGSGYAPDYGMIMIAIVIGTIPTALVFFVMQKQFVAGMIGSVK from the coding sequence ATGGCTAAAAGTAAACGTTTCTTCATGTACCTATTCTTGAGCATCGCGGCCATCGTCTCGATCTTTCCATTCCTGTGGATGGTGGTCAGCTCCACGAATAAATCGGTGGATGTCACCCGCGGGCGGCTGCTGCCGGGTACCCATCTGCTGGAGAATCTGCGCAAGCTGCTGGACACCACGGACCTGCAGTTATCCCTGATGAATTCAGCGAAAATCTCCATAACCACCACGCTGCTGGCGCTGCTGATTGCCTCGCTGGCCGGCTACGGCTTCGAGGTTTTCCGCAGCCGCTCGAAGGATATCGTATTCAACATTCTGCTGCTGTCGATGATGATTCCGTTCGCCGCGCTGATGATCCCGCTGTACCGGATGTTCGGCCAGATCTCGAACGTCTTCCCCTGGATGGGCATCGATACGATGACCTCGGTCATTCTGCCTACCGTGACTACCGCGTTCCTGATCTTCTTTTTCCGCCAGAGTACGAAGATGTTCCCGAAGGAGCTGCTGGAGGCTGGCCGGATGGATGGGCTTAGCGAGCTGGGCATCTTCCTGCGCATCTACCTGCCGACCATGAAGACGACTTACGCCGCCGGAGCGATCATTACGTTCATGTCGAGCTGGAACAACTATCTCTGGCCGCTGATCGTATTGCAGACCCCGCAGACCAAGACCATGCCGCTGCTCATCTCCACCCTTGGCTCGGGCTACGCCCCGGACTACGGGATGATTATGATCGCGATTGTAATCGGCACGATTCCTACTGCGCTGGTGTTTTTCGTGATGCAGAAGCAGTTTGTGGCTGGGATGATTGGGTCGGTTAAATGA
- a CDS encoding helix-turn-helix domain-containing protein — protein sequence MLLTKGGIAVEWLERMNRAIGYIEDNLEQDIDYDQIAKIALCSVYQFQRMFSFVLNVPLSEYIRRRRLTLAAFDLKNRQNTVMNIALKYRYESPEAFSRAFHNLHGMTPTLARNAGSELRAYPRISFQIILKGVTGMNYRMEHRDAFQVYGLEDIYHYDTIANETGVTIPEVWQNICKNGELERLAQSVSGAWRDEGNFSKELGAVFAFDAYTFTSNSTFPYLIGCYKAPGSQVNGYTVVDVPAATWAVFSTLHDGNGSGKYDLRSLKNRIFSEWLPTSTYTILDGGNFEMYGTSADGYEYCELWYRVGE from the coding sequence ATGCTTCTTACGAAAGGAGGGATTGCGGTGGAGTGGCTGGAGCGAATGAATCGGGCGATCGGTTATATTGAAGATAACTTAGAACAAGATATTGATTACGATCAAATCGCTAAAATTGCCTTATGTTCGGTTTACCAGTTTCAACGCATGTTCTCATTTGTACTTAATGTTCCCTTATCAGAATATATCAGGCGCAGAAGGCTGACGCTGGCTGCATTCGATTTGAAGAACAGACAGAACACTGTGATGAACATAGCCTTGAAGTACAGATATGAATCACCGGAAGCCTTCTCCCGGGCATTTCACAATCTGCATGGAATGACGCCTACATTAGCGCGCAATGCCGGAAGTGAGTTAAGAGCCTATCCCCGCATCTCCTTTCAAATCATCTTAAAGGGAGTGACCGGAATGAACTACCGGATGGAGCACCGGGATGCTTTTCAAGTGTATGGGCTGGAGGATATCTACCACTACGACACTATTGCGAATGAAACGGGCGTAACGATCCCGGAGGTTTGGCAAAATATCTGCAAGAATGGAGAGTTGGAACGTTTAGCCCAGTCAGTAAGCGGGGCTTGGAGAGACGAAGGCAATTTCAGCAAGGAACTTGGAGCGGTCTTTGCATTCGATGCCTATACATTCACAAGCAACTCGACCTTCCCTTATCTAATCGGGTGCTACAAAGCGCCAGGCAGCCAAGTGAACGGATACACGGTGGTTGATGTTCCCGCAGCTACGTGGGCCGTTTTCTCAACACTCCATGATGGGAACGGCAGCGGCAAGTATGATTTGCGGTCTTTGAAGAACCGGATCTTCTCGGAATGGCTGCCAACCTCAACTTATACGATTCTAGATGGCGGTAATTTCGAGATGTATGGTACAAGCGCAGATGGCTATGAATATTGTGAACTATGGTATAGAGTCGGGGAATAG
- a CDS encoding copper amine oxidase N-terminal domain-containing protein, whose protein sequence is MNTGKKVLTALLAAGLSFAMLTGVNPGKVEAAAKKYPALLKINDYYVLYTAPKAPYVDANYRTMIPLRSISELMGAKVSYDAKARTAAIEKDSVTVKFTIGSKSVSVNGVAGSMDTVPVMEQNSMFIPVSVLAGRLGIVSKWDQANQLYTLTGETLMQTDMIKYTLEDMEGGPFTAPPGKIISNDAFRPVSYTYDPGKGSFTVKAKNITGKDIPAGAADVAAYILYDDTLQFPPQERVRPAVRKEGTLEVTVKTETPSTPAYLLVKGRLLDRSEN, encoded by the coding sequence ATGAATACAGGTAAAAAGGTGTTGACAGCCTTACTGGCTGCGGGATTGAGCTTCGCCATGTTGACGGGTGTGAATCCGGGGAAGGTAGAGGCGGCGGCGAAGAAATACCCTGCACTTCTGAAAATCAACGATTATTATGTGCTCTATACAGCACCAAAGGCGCCATATGTGGATGCCAACTACCGGACGATGATCCCGCTTCGCTCCATTAGCGAGCTGATGGGGGCGAAGGTCAGCTATGATGCCAAGGCTAGAACGGCTGCCATCGAAAAGGATAGTGTAACGGTTAAGTTCACCATTGGTTCCAAATCGGTTTCGGTTAACGGGGTTGCCGGGTCGATGGACACGGTTCCGGTGATGGAGCAGAATTCGATGTTCATTCCCGTCAGTGTGCTCGCCGGACGTCTGGGCATTGTGAGCAAATGGGATCAGGCGAATCAGCTCTACACGCTGACGGGTGAAACCCTGATGCAGACGGATATGATTAAATATACATTGGAGGATATGGAAGGAGGACCATTTACAGCTCCCCCGGGAAAGATTATCAGTAACGATGCCTTCCGGCCAGTCTCGTACACCTATGATCCCGGGAAAGGCAGCTTTACAGTGAAGGCGAAGAATATAACCGGAAAGGATATTCCGGCTGGGGCAGCGGATGTAGCAGCTTATATCCTATATGATGATACGCTTCAGTTCCCGCCGCAGGAGCGTGTAAGACCAGCTGTCCGCAAGGAGGGTACTCTTGAGGTTACCGTTAAGACCGAAACGCCGAGTACCCCTGCTTATTTACTTGTAAAAGGTCGGCTGCTCGACCGCTCCGAGAATTAA
- a CDS encoding DUF1835 domain-containing protein, whose amino-acid sequence MLAIKKAVSTLRDEEVKLHLMQLLAGIGELKEQSELLESALEEHMAEPVARLIDQYSSLMSLPAERAFWDPAPDSTHVHILCGDSFGGSMKQAMKGLGWTDTHKLIILRENYAIGPLNQLDTSVGRKLRSDWFRQHIHEYFTVSDECEREYTELLDNLEQIPEQGKIVIWTGSNASEQAGLRLAVHLLGNRQNELIVMDAGAICEELFNRPDAFINYCHSGEIPSDKLREALLRIDEGSRLGAADIARLSQEWKEISRQSGALRIWQEDTLLEVPAEYYDSYLLEKLDSLQPPPGDDGFLKSARLVGEALGYCEQYVGDAYFEHRVRELIYSGVLEIKGVPTAMRFYSIRRRKG is encoded by the coding sequence ATGCTAGCGATCAAAAAGGCTGTAAGTACGCTCAGGGATGAGGAAGTGAAGCTGCATCTGATGCAGCTTCTGGCGGGAATTGGCGAGTTGAAGGAGCAGAGCGAACTGCTGGAGAGTGCGCTGGAGGAGCATATGGCGGAGCCGGTTGCCAGATTGATTGACCAGTACTCATCGCTGATGAGTCTTCCGGCAGAGCGGGCATTCTGGGACCCTGCTCCTGACAGCACTCATGTTCACATCCTCTGCGGCGACTCCTTCGGGGGCAGCATGAAGCAGGCAATGAAAGGACTAGGCTGGACAGATACCCATAAGCTGATTATCCTGCGGGAGAATTATGCTATAGGTCCGCTGAATCAGTTGGATACGTCAGTGGGGAGGAAGCTCCGTAGCGACTGGTTCCGCCAGCATATCCATGAATACTTTACGGTCTCTGATGAATGTGAAAGAGAGTATACTGAGTTGCTGGACAACCTGGAGCAGATTCCTGAACAGGGCAAAATTGTAATATGGACCGGGAGTAATGCATCCGAGCAGGCGGGGCTGCGTCTTGCGGTCCATCTGCTAGGGAACAGACAGAATGAGCTCATAGTGATGGATGCCGGGGCTATCTGTGAGGAGCTGTTCAACCGACCGGATGCCTTCATTAACTACTGTCATTCCGGTGAGATTCCGTCAGACAAGCTCCGGGAAGCACTTCTGCGAATTGATGAGGGCAGCAGGCTGGGTGCTGCGGATATCGCGCGGCTATCTCAGGAATGGAAGGAGATATCCAGGCAGTCCGGCGCTCTGCGGATTTGGCAGGAGGATACCCTGCTGGAGGTGCCCGCTGAGTATTATGACAGCTATCTGCTGGAGAAGCTGGACTCGCTTCAGCCGCCGCCAGGGGATGATGGATTCCTGAAATCAGCCCGGCTGGTCGGTGAGGCGCTCGGATACTGTGAGCAATATGTCGGTGATGCTTATTTTGAGCACAGGGTGAGAGAACTGATCTATAGCGGGGTGCTGGAGATTAAGGGCGTTCCCACAGCGATGAGATTCTATAGCATCCGGCGCAGAAAAGGGTAA
- a CDS encoding DinB family protein encodes MQTLFRYNWQVREEWYQWCGELPEEELVKTRIGGVGGILQTLVHIVDVELSWVRDMEGKPDIRLDFTEYNTLQKIREVDARFRPEVESFVVAWNEGLERRILREDGPDGQVIQHRWGEVMRHVAAHEIHHIGQLSIWSRELGRKPVSPNLVRKGLATYLPGTE; translated from the coding sequence ATGCAAACCTTATTTCGTTATAACTGGCAGGTCCGCGAGGAATGGTATCAATGGTGCGGGGAACTGCCGGAAGAAGAACTGGTGAAGACACGCATTGGCGGGGTGGGCGGAATCCTGCAGACGCTGGTGCATATAGTGGATGTGGAATTAAGCTGGGTGCGGGATATGGAAGGTAAGCCGGATATCCGTTTAGACTTCACGGAGTACAATACTTTGCAGAAAATCAGAGAGGTAGATGCGCGCTTCCGGCCGGAGGTGGAGTCCTTCGTAGTGGCCTGGAATGAGGGATTGGAACGGAGGATTCTAAGGGAGGATGGGCCGGATGGGCAGGTTATCCAGCATAGGTGGGGCGAAGTGATGCGCCATGTTGCCGCGCATGAGATCCATCACATCGGCCAGCTCTCCATCTGGTCAAGGGAACTCGGCCGTAAGCCGGTCTCCCCTAATCTGGTCCGCAAAGGTCTGGCTACGTATTTACCCGGTACAGAATAA
- a CDS encoding ABC transporter substrate-binding protein: MKLHSQFLKLHSQHGGPAEISVTLDELALTLGCTHRNALHVIRKMADLGWITWTPSRGRGRRSKLVFLAAAEDIALESMKQAISSKDISSALEGIRGHARTSSLQDTLQGWLLAYFGHHAEVHSDKRIDTLRLPVTQQLHTFDPLYMNLLAESFVSSHVFDGLVGRSGERGKVIPGLAHAWETDGSRTAWTFHLRKEVLFHHGKVLTAEDVVYSFERMMSTSQRMLYSYIVKEIQEVQALNASTVRILLKKPNELFLPFLCTSRAAIVPRDLESIGENLFGRRPAGTGPFKVVEMNEDTCVLEVFPYYFQGRAHLDRVEIIYVPWSLDRESSETGSAFHVIPNPSTAGADSLSRIHSESYVRKFVTCNTKKKGPLSDPLLRAELLSCLHEAPRVPFRHFAASPAEVLQIATIPQYAGDAEYIAARLTQHGYSCKVFSVSPEEFKGPIRLKSDLIVFSLLRDQDEQLRLYDLYLTLSQHIEPRTRAGIEGRLRQISREPDAAVRAEGFRVIEDTLTRDHQLHILYERPAETAYLPSVRGVTFNSQGWVDLRHLWFPPEL, encoded by the coding sequence ATGAAGCTGCACAGTCAATTCCTGAAGCTGCATTCGCAGCATGGAGGTCCGGCCGAGATCTCTGTCACCCTGGACGAGCTGGCCTTGACCCTTGGCTGTACCCACCGCAATGCACTGCATGTAATCCGCAAAATGGCCGATCTCGGCTGGATCACCTGGACCCCCAGCCGGGGGCGGGGGCGGCGCTCCAAGCTCGTGTTCCTCGCGGCGGCCGAGGACATTGCCCTGGAATCCATGAAGCAGGCGATAAGCAGCAAGGATATCAGCAGTGCGCTGGAGGGCATCCGCGGACATGCCCGCACCTCATCGCTGCAGGACACACTGCAAGGCTGGCTGCTCGCTTACTTCGGGCATCATGCCGAGGTGCACAGCGACAAGCGGATCGATACGCTGCGGCTGCCGGTCACCCAGCAGCTCCATACCTTCGATCCGCTCTATATGAATTTGCTGGCGGAGTCGTTTGTCTCGAGCCATGTTTTTGACGGGCTGGTCGGCCGCAGCGGTGAACGCGGCAAGGTGATCCCCGGCCTGGCCCATGCCTGGGAGACAGACGGGAGCCGGACAGCCTGGACTTTTCACCTGCGGAAGGAGGTCTTGTTCCATCATGGTAAGGTACTGACCGCCGAGGACGTCGTTTACTCGTTTGAACGGATGATGTCTACCTCACAGCGCATGTTGTACAGCTATATTGTCAAGGAGATTCAGGAGGTCCAGGCCTTGAACGCCTCGACTGTCCGCATTCTGCTGAAAAAGCCGAACGAACTCTTCCTTCCCTTCCTCTGCACCAGCCGGGCGGCGATTGTGCCCCGCGATCTGGAGTCCATTGGAGAGAATCTGTTTGGACGCAGGCCGGCGGGCACCGGTCCGTTCAAGGTTGTGGAGATGAATGAGGATACCTGTGTGCTGGAGGTGTTCCCTTATTACTTCCAGGGCCGGGCCCATCTGGACCGTGTGGAGATTATCTATGTCCCGTGGAGCCTGGACCGGGAGTCCTCAGAGACCGGCTCTGCCTTCCATGTCATCCCGAATCCGTCTACAGCGGGCGCAGACTCTCTAAGCAGAATCCACTCTGAGTCCTATGTCCGCAAATTCGTAACCTGCAACACGAAGAAAAAGGGACCGCTAAGCGATCCCCTTCTCCGTGCTGAACTGCTGTCCTGTCTGCATGAAGCTCCGAGAGTGCCCTTCCGGCACTTCGCAGCGTCTCCGGCTGAAGTCTTGCAGATTGCCACGATCCCGCAGTATGCCGGGGATGCCGAATACATCGCCGCAAGACTAACGCAGCATGGATATTCCTGCAAGGTATTTTCCGTGTCGCCGGAGGAATTCAAAGGCCCGATCCGCCTGAAGTCCGACCTGATCGTCTTCTCGCTGCTCCGCGACCAGGACGAACAGCTCCGGCTGTACGACCTGTACCTGACCCTCTCGCAGCATATCGAACCACGCACCCGTGCGGGCATTGAGGGCAGGCTGCGCCAGATCTCGCGGGAGCCTGACGCCGCCGTTCGGGCGGAAGGCTTCCGGGTGATCGAGGATACTCTAACCCGTGACCACCAGCTGCATATTCTGTACGAACGGCCTGCCGAGACCGCCTATCTGCCCTCAGTGCGCGGAGTGACCTTCAACAGCCAGGGCTGGGTCGATCTGCGCCATCTGTGGTTTCCGCCGGAGCTGTAG
- a CDS encoding DUF4173 domain-containing protein — protein MDEQTVSKPGLGRIALLAAFLLAVVHQYLFYGKMPGISYPIFVVLFYAFMLYFAKEQLRKQTWFSYVWMVSIFLLSLTYMLFGNWFFFALNIVVIPVLILLHMTYMLSYRKPAWSGFALIGAALEHLFPQSLRNWSTALRLLRRGKGGMANERKQVLMRVLIGLLISVPLLLIVISLLSTADGVFGQLLEALPGIFDNISLGDWIFRGLWVLLLGLGMFGFVWGFVQSKSYIRTPLVSEFDAMGQKLEAAEAGEEGIGLDDPVIITTVLTAINAVYMLFVSVQFSYLFGAWDGILPENSTYADYARSGFLELILVTSINFAILLLSLLAVRKAGGILKRVIQLLLYILVLCSMVMLYSAYSRLTLYEEAYGYTYIRFLVHAFMIFLGLLLVLAAVRISREPFPLLKCYIVLGLLSYVLMNYIGMDHIIAKQNIQRYEASGTLDAGYLAGLSADVVPELIGFSKQEKGILDEALRSRLSERAQPKQSWPSFNLANHRERRALAEYFAGGTLD, from the coding sequence ATGGATGAACAAACGGTATCCAAACCGGGGCTTGGGCGTATAGCCTTATTGGCCGCATTTCTGCTTGCGGTTGTGCATCAGTACCTGTTCTACGGCAAAATGCCGGGGATCTCATACCCGATTTTTGTGGTCTTATTTTATGCTTTTATGCTCTATTTCGCCAAGGAGCAGCTGCGCAAGCAGACCTGGTTCAGCTATGTTTGGATGGTGTCCATATTTCTGTTGTCCCTGACCTATATGCTGTTTGGCAACTGGTTTTTCTTTGCGCTTAATATCGTTGTTATTCCGGTGCTTATTTTACTACATATGACGTATATGCTTAGTTACCGCAAGCCCGCCTGGAGCGGATTCGCACTGATCGGCGCGGCGCTTGAGCATCTGTTCCCGCAAAGTCTGCGCAACTGGTCGACGGCACTGAGGCTGCTGCGCCGGGGCAAGGGCGGGATGGCGAATGAACGCAAACAGGTATTGATGCGGGTGCTGATCGGCCTGCTGATTTCCGTACCGCTGCTGCTGATTGTGATCTCGCTGCTCTCTACGGCGGACGGAGTGTTCGGTCAGCTGCTGGAAGCACTCCCGGGGATTTTTGACAATATTTCACTGGGGGACTGGATCTTCCGGGGCTTGTGGGTTCTGCTGCTCGGGCTGGGCATGTTCGGCTTCGTCTGGGGGTTCGTACAGAGTAAATCCTATATCCGCACTCCTCTGGTCAGTGAGTTTGATGCGATGGGACAGAAGCTGGAGGCAGCTGAAGCAGGGGAGGAGGGTATCGGTCTTGATGATCCGGTCATTATCACTACCGTGCTGACTGCAATTAATGCGGTGTACATGCTATTTGTGAGTGTCCAGTTCTCGTATCTGTTCGGGGCCTGGGACGGAATTCTGCCGGAGAACAGCACGTATGCGGACTATGCGCGGAGCGGTTTTCTGGAGCTGATTCTGGTCACATCCATTAACTTCGCAATCTTGCTGCTGTCCTTATTGGCAGTGCGCAAAGCGGGCGGTATCCTGAAGCGGGTGATCCAGCTCCTGCTGTACATTCTGGTTCTTTGCTCCATGGTCATGCTGTATTCTGCATACTCGCGGCTGACTCTATATGAAGAAGCGTACGGTTACACCTACATCCGGTTCCTGGTTCATGCCTTCATGATCTTCCTTGGATTGCTGCTGGTGCTGGCGGCCGTGCGGATTAGCCGTGAACCCTTCCCGCTTCTAAAATGTTACATTGTGCTCGGACTGCTCTCCTATGTGCTGATGAACTATATAGGGATGGATCATATTATTGCGAAGCAGAATATCCAGCGTTATGAAGCAAGCGGCACACTGGATGCCGGTTACTTGGCCGGGCTCTCCGCAGATGTGGTTCCAGAGCTGATCGGGTTCAGCAAGCAGGAGAAGGGGATTCTGGACGAGGCGCTGCGCAGCAGACTGTCTGAACGCGCTCAGCCTAAGCAGAGCTGGCCGTCTTTCAATCTGGCGAATCACCGGGAGCGTAGAGCGCTTGCGGAATATTTTGCAGGAGGCACGTTAGACTAA
- a CDS encoding cyclic nucleotide-binding domain-containing protein gives MQSIINPEAVRSLTEQNGLTAMFSSSAIAQMELRRYGGGEAVCSVGDRLEHMFFLMQGKLKIHTLLPNGKSMLVRFARPMSVIGDVELLRQYPVKNEVVSVGDSLLLVAGRKLLLREIEDNTALLRFLVGELSHKMYTLGQTSAMNVLYPVENRFASYLMSLFADNTGAQRVEEIRTSTLTETADLLGTSYRHLNRVVRRLIEDGIIERRNGRLIVRDEERLALLANGNLYD, from the coding sequence ATGCAATCAATTATAAATCCGGAGGCGGTTCGGAGCCTTACCGAGCAGAATGGCCTCACAGCCATGTTCAGCAGCAGCGCCATTGCCCAGATGGAGCTTCGGCGTTACGGCGGCGGGGAGGCCGTCTGCTCGGTGGGCGACCGGCTGGAGCATATGTTTTTCCTGATGCAGGGCAAGCTGAAGATTCATACACTGCTGCCTAACGGCAAGTCAATGCTGGTCCGGTTCGCCCGGCCGATGTCGGTGATCGGGGATGTGGAGCTGCTGCGCCAGTATCCGGTCAAGAATGAGGTGGTCTCTGTAGGGGACAGCCTGCTGCTTGTCGCCGGAAGGAAGCTGCTGCTCCGTGAGATTGAAGATAATACAGCGCTGTTGCGTTTCCTGGTAGGAGAGCTGAGCCACAAAATGTACACACTCGGCCAGACCTCAGCCATGAATGTGCTCTATCCGGTGGAGAACCGGTTCGCCAGCTACCTGATGTCGCTGTTCGCGGACAACACTGGTGCCCAGCGCGTAGAAGAGATTCGCACCTCCACACTGACAGAGACAGCCGATCTGCTTGGCACCTCTTACCGGCATCTGAACCGGGTGGTGCGCCGCCTCATTGAAGACGGGATTATTGAACGCAGGAACGGCCGCCTGATTGTGCGGGATGAGGAGCGGCTGGCTCTGCTGGCGAACGGGAACTTGTACGATTGA
- a CDS encoding methyl-accepting chemotaxis protein, translating into MFNRLRGIRAKIMFGFAAVIIVFILAIFGSTIFQAKVTMLTDQINRNYSKLSMVQKLTDDIRTADGLAARYVMSNTTEERTANLTAYEAKIPEITASVEELKGAGLNEAELAGIQNLEGEWDNYLTVLEQAFALAKEGDFPQAQKSFTSLSLETIINSQLVFETMLHDEIMKEQSQAATHRSSSMITSMGVTGLSVVLALLIAFVLSARILKPLSDVNRQLQEIADGDADLTRKLSVQTKDEIGELARNFNKMTDNLATMITQVKLSANGLAASSVKLTSDSGMTAKATEKIAGIMGEVASGAGMQMNDLQTNMNTIIEMSDGIQLIAASVQDISEASLRSAEYAVAGDLSLQSAVRQMDSINASIQSLSQKVMGFVKRSQDISSIVGVIKGIASETNMLALNATIEAARAGEHGRGFAVVADQVRRLAEESADSANQIAEMATGIQADADHAVKVMKNSMNEVLGGTHIIEEAGQSFNAIRLSIDSLAGQVQEVSGAVEEITAATEEIVDSIRTVTHISETTAASTQQVSAASQEQMASVEQITSSASALSMLAQGLQGLVARFNV; encoded by the coding sequence ATGTTCAACAGACTTAGAGGAATCCGGGCCAAAATCATGTTTGGCTTCGCCGCTGTCATTATCGTGTTCATTCTCGCTATATTCGGCAGTACTATATTTCAGGCTAAGGTGACTATGCTTACAGATCAGATCAACCGCAATTACAGCAAGCTGTCGATGGTACAGAAATTAACCGATGATATCCGTACGGCGGACGGTCTGGCCGCAAGGTATGTGATGAGTAATACCACTGAGGAGAGAACAGCCAATCTGACCGCCTATGAAGCCAAGATACCGGAGATTACAGCCTCAGTCGAAGAGCTTAAGGGAGCCGGTCTGAATGAAGCTGAGCTTGCGGGAATTCAGAATCTGGAGGGGGAATGGGACAATTATCTGACGGTGCTGGAGCAGGCTTTTGCCTTGGCCAAGGAAGGGGATTTCCCGCAAGCGCAGAAGTCGTTCACGAGTCTCTCCCTGGAGACTATCATCAATTCACAGCTAGTGTTTGAGACGATGCTGCATGATGAAATTATGAAAGAACAGAGTCAGGCGGCAACCCACCGCAGCTCCTCTATGATTACCAGCATGGGGGTTACGGGATTATCGGTGGTACTGGCCCTGCTGATCGCATTTGTATTGTCTGCACGGATTCTGAAGCCGCTGAGTGATGTGAATAGGCAGCTCCAGGAGATTGCCGACGGCGATGCCGATCTGACCCGCAAGCTTAGTGTACAGACGAAGGATGAGATCGGTGAGCTGGCCCGGAATTTCAATAAAATGACCGATAATCTGGCAACGATGATCACCCAGGTGAAGCTATCGGCGAACGGTCTGGCAGCTTCTTCAGTGAAGCTGACCTCGGATAGCGGAATGACCGCCAAAGCTACCGAGAAGATCGCCGGGATTATGGGTGAGGTCGCAAGTGGTGCGGGCATGCAGATGAATGACCTGCAGACTAACATGAACACGATTATTGAAATGTCAGACGGCATTCAGCTGATTGCTGCCAGTGTGCAGGATATCTCGGAAGCTTCCCTGCGTTCTGCAGAGTATGCGGTGGCCGGGGATCTATCCCTGCAATCTGCTGTCCGGCAGATGGATTCCATCAATGCATCCATTCAGTCGTTATCGCAGAAGGTTATGGGCTTCGTGAAGCGTTCACAGGACATAAGCAGCATTGTCGGGGTGATCAAGGGAATCGCCTCGGAGACGAATATGCTGGCACTGAATGCAACCATTGAAGCGGCGCGGGCTGGAGAGCATGGCAGAGGGTTTGCTGTGGTAGCCGATCAAGTACGCAGGCTGGCCGAAGAGTCCGCAGATTCCGCCAATCAGATTGCAGAAATGGCAACTGGAATCCAGGCGGATGCTGACCATGCAGTGAAGGTGATGAAGAATAGTATGAACGAAGTGCTGGGCGGAACCCATATCATTGAAGAGGCCGGGCAGTCTTTCAATGCCATCCGCCTCTCGATTGATTCACTGGCGGGACAGGTTCAGGAGGTATCCGGTGCGGTAGAGGAAATCACGGCAGCGACGGAGGAAATTGTAGACTCCATCCGCACAGTTACGCATATCTCGGAGACCACAGCGGCAAGTACACAGCAAGTATCTGCTGCATCGCAAGAGCAGATGGCTTCAGTGGAACAGATCACCTCTTCTGCCAGTGCACTCAGCATGCTGGCGCAAGGGCTGCAAGGTTTGGTGGCACGTTTTAATGTATAA